A single window of Nyctibius grandis isolate bNycGra1 chromosome 16, bNycGra1.pri, whole genome shotgun sequence DNA harbors:
- the AMBP gene encoding protein AMBP: MFWGLLSFLLFAVASGTPVGDQDEDIQVQENFEAERMYGKWYDIAIGSTCKWMKNYKEKFSVGTLVLGPGPNTNQISAASTRLRQGDCTHISGEYQKTSTPGKYTYYNPKWDVSIQSYVLRTNYEEYAVILMKKKSSFGPSTTLKLYGRSPELREDLIEAFQQLALEMGIPEDSIFILANRGECVPQETAAAPQRARRAVLPLEEGSAAGPLPPYTGNKEDSCRLSRDPGPCSGTLFRFFYNSSSMACETFLYGGCLGNGNNFYSEKECLQACRTEAACRMPIVQGPCLKPVTRWAFDAAQGKCITFSYGGCKGNGNQFYSEKECKEYCGAPPLAEDEEFLHLSN, encoded by the exons ATGTTTTGgggtctcctttccttcctcctcttcgcTGTGGCCAGTGGGACCCCCGTCGGGGACCAGGATGAGGATATCCAAGTGCAGGAGAATTTTGAGGCTGAGCGG ATGTACGGGAAGTGGTATGACATTGCCATCGGCTCGACCTGCAAATGGATGAAGAACTACAAGGAGAAGTTCAGTGTGGGCACGCTGGTGCTGGGCCCTGGCCCCAACACCAACCAGATCAGCGCCGCCAGCACCAGGCTGCG gcAAGGTGACTGCACGCATATCTCGGGAGAGTACCAGAAAACCAGCACCCCTGGCAAATACACCTACTATAACCCCA AATGGGACGTGTCTATCCAGTCCTACGTGCTCCGCACCAACTATGAGGAATACGCTGTCATtctgatgaagaagaaaagtagtTTTGGCCCAAGCACCACCCTGAAGCTGTATG GGAGGAGCCCAGAGCTGCGGGAGGACCTCATTGAGGCTTTTCAGCAGCTGGCTCTGGAGATGGGCATCCCTGAGGACTCCATCTTCATCCTGGCCAACAGAG GTGAATGCGTCCCCCAGGAGACTGCAGCTGCCCCTCAG AGGGCGCGGAGGGCGGTCCTGCCCCTCGAGGAGGGCTCGGCCGCCGGACCCCTGCCCCCTTACACCGGCAATAAGGAAG ACTCGTGCCGGCTGAGCCGGGACCCTGGGCCCTGCAGCGGGACGCTCTTCCGCTTCTTCTACAACTCCTCCTCCATGGCCTGTGAAACCTTCCTCTACGGCGGCTGTCTGGGCAACGGCAACAACTTCTACTCGGAGAAGGAGTGCCTGCAGGCGTGCCGGACGGAGG ctgcctgcaggatGCCCATCGTCCAGGGTCCCTGCCTGAAGCCGGTGACACGCTGGGCCTTCGACGCGGCACAGGGCAAGTGCATCACGTTCAGCTACGGAGGCTGCAAGGGCAATGGGAACCAGTTCTACTCGGAGAAGGAGTGCAAGGAGTACTGTGGGGCTCCTCCGCTGGCAG AGGACGAGGAGTTTCTGCATCTGTCAAACTGA